The following proteins are encoded in a genomic region of Labeo rohita strain BAU-BD-2019 chromosome 5, IGBB_LRoh.1.0, whole genome shotgun sequence:
- the LOC127165138 gene encoding merlin-like, with the protein MPIIRERGKSSPEDRRRRTQGNSHNTSRVREGETTVCAVDPTTREPVPLSANALPADGPNFNFSMENLSFDFKDTDMKRLSMEIEKEKVEYMEKSKHLQEQLNELKTEIESLKLKERETPLDILHNENTEKGTSKQSNFKKLTLQSTKSRVAFFQEL; encoded by the exons ATGCCGATCATTAGGGAAAG AGGAAAATCTTCTCCTGAAGATCGCCGTCGACGCACCcaggggaactctcacaacacGAGCCGTGTCAGAGAGGGAGAGACCACTGTCTGTGCCGTAGATCCAACGACGAGAGAG CCTGTGCCGTTGTCTGCCAACGCTCTTCCTGCTGATGGCCCGAACTTCAACTTCAGCATGGAGAACCTGAGTTTTGACTTCAAAGACACGGACATGAAACGTCTGTCCATGGAGATCGAGAAGGAGAA GGTCGAGTATATGGAGAAGAGCAAACACCTTCAGGAGCAGCTAAATGAACTGAAGACCGAGATTGAGTCATTAAAGCTAAAGGAGCGAGAAACGCCTCTAGACATCCTACATAATGAGAACACTGAGAAAGGCACCAGCAAGCAGAGCAACTTTAAAAAG CTCACTCTACAAAGCACCAAATCCAGAGTGGCCTTCTTCCAGGAGCTATAG